Sequence from the Symbiopectobacterium purcellii genome:
AGTGCCGCAGGCGGTGAGCGCACTGTCCGGGCAGCGCCTCAGCGTGGTGCTCAACGGACTGGGTGGTGTGAAGTATGAAGAGCTGTTTGTGGTATATCGCCGCGTTGCTCAACTGCTGACGGCGCAAGGGCTCACCATCGTTGAACCAGAGGTGGGAGAACTGGTGACCAGTTTTGATATGGCTGGACTTTCACTCACCCTGTTCTGGCTGGATGAGGAACTGGAGCGCTTCTGGTGTGCGCCTGCCAATACACCCGCGTTCCGCAAGGGCAGCATGACAGCCGCTGAACCTCGCGAGGAGTGCGAATTCAACGTCGAGCAGGACAGTATTCCGGAAGCAACTCCCGCATCGCGCGAGGCGGCGCAGTGTGTTGCCGCTGCCTTGGCGGCGGCGCGTGATGTCATTGTGGCGAATGTCGATGAACTGGGTCGCATTGATGCCGTGGCGGGCGATGGCGATCACGGTATTGGCATGGAGCGTGGGATAGTGGCGGCGGCGGAAACCGCCGTCAACATGCTGGAGAAGCAGGCGGGCGCTGGCTCCTTATTACAGCGTGCCGCGGATGCCTGGGCCGATCGTGCAGGGGGCACGTCCGGTGCCATTTGGGGCGTGGCGCTCAACGCGCTGGGTACGGCGCTGGGTGACAGCGTAAAACCGGACGGCGCGCGCGTTGCCCTCGGTATTCGTCAGGCGGCAGAAGGCATTATGCATTTTGGTAAGGCGAAAGCGGGTGACAAAACGCTGGTCGATGCCCTGTTGCCGTTCAGTGAGGCGTTGACGCAGCGAGTCAACGCCGGCGACGCATTGACGCAGGCCTGGTTGAAAGCCGCACAGGTGGCCCAACAGGCGGCGGATGCCACTGCGCAACTGCGTCCCAAAATTGGTCGTGCGCGTCCTTTGGCAGAAAAAAGTCTGGGCACACCGGATGCGGGCGCGATTTCTCTGGCAATGATTCTGAATGCGGTTGCCGCCGTGTTGAACCAGGGCCAGACCGAGCACGCTGCGGTACAGGAGACACAAGCACAATGAGCCAACCGGGGAGTCACGAACGGGTTGTCACGCTGGGTGTCAGCTTGAAAATGTATTTCGGTTACCAGCAAACCGTGGACTGGTGCCAGCGCATCCACGCTATTGTGCAGCGCCATCCGCTGGCGTCGGTGGTACAGGTCAGATTGTTTGTGTTGCCAACCTTTCCTGCGTTGGCCCCTGCGGTCTCTCTTTTTGCTGATTCTGCCGTTGATGTCGGAGCGCAAGACCTG
This genomic interval carries:
- the lerK gene encoding L-erythrulose kinase, giving the protein MTYLFNQPSDFARELTEGFVAAHSDKVRQVPGGVVRSTRSPEGSVAIVVVGGSGHYPAFAGLVGQGLAHGAAMGNLFASPSAQQICSVARAAHNGGGVLLTFGNYAGDVLHFGQAKARLNAEGIPCELLAVTDDISSAPPEEWQKRRGVAGDLAVFKAAAAAAEAGYDLAAVLAVADRANQRTRSFGVAFSGCTLPGADHPLLTVPEGMMGVGMGIHGEPGIKDAPISSADELAELLVNALLKEVPQAVSALSGQRLSVVLNGLGGVKYEELFVVYRRVAQLLTAQGLTIVEPEVGELVTSFDMAGLSLTLFWLDEELERFWCAPANTPAFRKGSMTAAEPREECEFNVEQDSIPEATPASREAAQCVAAALAAARDVIVANVDELGRIDAVAGDGDHGIGMERGIVAAAETAVNMLEKQAGAGSLLQRAADAWADRAGGTSGAIWGVALNALGTALGDSVKPDGARVALGIRQAAEGIMHFGKAKAGDKTLVDALLPFSEALTQRVNAGDALTQAWLKAAQVAQQAADATAQLRPKIGRARPLAEKSLGTPDAGAISLAMILNAVAAVLNQGQTEHAAVQETQAQ